The nucleotide sequence TTTCACAGGAGGATCTAAGCATGTAAAGTGATAGCATTTCTTACATTCGTCACACCTGAAACAGATATTAAATGCGTAACATAAAAGATTCATTATAACATTTCTCAATTACAGTTTTGGAGtgtctataattttaagatttcaGTTATCATTTGTTGTAATTGGTAATACTAACATAACGAGATTTTGGTTGGTGCCGGAAGTATCACAGACGTTACACTGTGTAATAAGATCCGtatcttttcctctcttcgtTCCCGTCGACAGTCGACCACTACTATTCACGGATACATTTACTGGGGGCACGTTTGCAGCCGGAGGTGGCACAGGTGGCGGTGGCAATGTAATTTCAGTGCTCGAAGTGGCCACAAACATTTGCGGACTCGATTCCGAATCTGTATGTCCCTCCGGTCGACGAATTGGTTTTATCTGTATTAGATTAATTGACGTTATTAACATTCAAATCAATGtagcgataaaataaaatagaaaaataataggtaCTTTTATTGTAATCCTTCTATGAATCTCTGGTTGGCTTTGAACCTCTGGATTTTCTATATctaaactttttcttttatgctttctttttctctgtttGATTCCAGTTATCGGATCCGGAGAATATCTCTTATgcttttctctaaaaaatattaaattatttactactgacttttacaaatataataaacatatctaaattatttcttcagactatttcgtacataccttcttctttttttcccacTTCTTTGTGAGACCACTTCCGTTCCATCTGCTGAAGCTACCATATATTCTGGTGAACCTTCTCTTATggtgatattattaatagattgTTGATTGTACACCGACTCAGATACTTGCGTCGGTTCTACAATTAACGGTTGTGGTCCCATTGGTTTAATAGTTagctgtaaaaatatattcgcttgtacatacatgcatattaACGCTGTCAAGTTAAATCTTCGTTTATTTGTAAAACAAGTACCTTTGGTGTCGTATGTATATCGGGAGTAGTAACGTTTGTTACATTACTGGTGGAATTTTTTGATGTAGTAGGCGTACTTGGTGTCATAGCTACTTGCACTTCCTGTGGCGGTGTAGGTGTTGAGTTAGCCTCATCTTTACAATGTCTTAATTTACGTGGTGCCGATGTGTCCACACGTTCCACTTCTGATCCCGAGGATTCCTTGTCGCATTCGGAACATTGCCTGCAAAATTACATccgaaaatttaacaaaataattgaaatgtcAAGTATTCATATGTGTTCATACATACCATCCCATTTGTCTTGTTTTCTTCGGCATTCGCGCCAAAGGCGGACTCAAACAAGATAGATGATAGTGCAAATGGCATGTGTCGCATTTAGCGAGAAGATGTTGATTAGTCGAGCGTCTGCAGATGCCGCATTGATGCCGTAAGGTCGTCAGCTCGCTTTTGTGATTTTGTTCTTGCGCCTGGCTACTTAACACTCTACCCTCGCGTATACCTTCGGCGCCTTTGCCCACGGGGAGTGGAAATCCGACACCCATTTTCAATGCGGCTGCGGTAGGCACGCCTAATCCTGTACCTGTAGAAAAGGCTTCATGTAttcattgtattaaaaaaatctaggTATCACAACTTACCAAGTGTGGGTGCTATTCTTGGCTTCACTAGATCACCAATCGACGGCAAAGGCTTCACGAAACCAGCGCTTTTAAGTACTTGATGATACAACTCGATCTTTTCTTTCAACGTCACGTTTACTCTAATCTGCTCTTCATTATCCTTCATCACTTCGTCGTACTTTCTATCCAATCTCTGTTGTTCGTTCAATAACTGCGAGTTGATATCGAGAAGTTCTTGCAACCGCCTCTTCATTGACGTCACGCGTAAATTGCGATCCAAGTAAT is from Temnothorax longispinosus isolate EJ_2023e chromosome 10, Tlon_JGU_v1, whole genome shotgun sequence and encodes:
- the LOC139820173 gene encoding PHD finger protein 14 isoform X3 is translated as MSQDDDVGFLYKTMLERDPKKRRVKPVESAHQSLLDFDLGESSDDSDFRIEDHCEESDDDSVDSNDAKEVSEESDDSLGDPLLRGKDGTGLTVGDVIEQARQQALKGAPLDDKLSKVLICCGCLGDRSDDINEIVECDGCGVSVHEGCYGVSDVESFSSTDSLCQSAPWFCEACSAGIEDPSCELCPNKGGIFKETDVGKWVHLVCALYVPGVAFGEVDRLSSVTLFEMAYSKWGAKTCSLCEDSCYARTGVCIECDAGMCHTYFHVTCAQREGLLSEAHSEEVDQADPFYAHCKLHSDKSLVRRRRRNWLALQMRAQYRQQMLKQPNHLDTDEQRRIQRKLAKHRHKYLAHKASRPPPWVPTQKMPRLLTTSASACRQLARKAELMGVDTAALEAQESQLVALVDVRKKWHIAPAFSVEFIGYYLDRNLRVTSMKRRLQELLDINSQLLNEQQRLDRKYDEVMKDNEEQIRVNVTLKEKIELYHQVLKSAGFVKPLPSIGDLVKPRIAPTLGTGLGVPTAAALKMGVGFPLPVGKGAEGIREGRVLSSQAQEQNHKSELTTLRHQCGICRRSTNQHLLAKCDTCHLHYHLSCLSPPLARMPKKTRQMGWQCSECDKESSGSEVERVDTSAPRKLRHCKDEANSTPTPPQEVQVAMTPSTPTTSKNSTSNVTNVTTPDIHTTPKLTIKPMGPQPLIVEPTQVSESVYNQQSINNITIREGSPEYMVASADGTEVVSQRSGKKRRREKHKRYSPDPITGIKQRKRKHKRKSLDIENPEVQSQPEIHRRITIKIKPIRRPEGHTDSESSPQMFVATSSTEITLPPPPVPPPAANVPPVNVSVNSSGRLSTGTKRGKDTDLITQCNVCDTSGTNQNLVMCDECKKCYHFTCLDPPVKKSPKRRGYSWHCADCDPSE
- the LOC139820173 gene encoding PHD finger protein 14 isoform X2 yields the protein MSQDDDVGFLYKTMLERDPKKRRVKPVESAHQSLLDFDLGESSDDSDFRIEDHCEESDDDSVDSNDAKVSEESDDSLGDPLLRGKDGTGLTVGDVIEQARQQALKGAPLDDKLSKVLICCGCLGDRSDDINEIVECDGCGVSVHEGCYGVSDVESFSSTDSLCQSAPWFCEACSAGIEDPSCELCPNKGGIFKETDVGKWVHLVCALYVPGVAFGEVDRLSSVTLFEMAYSKWGAKTCSLCEDSCYARTGVCIECDAGMCHTYFHVTCAQREGLLSEAHSEEVDQADPFYAHCKLHSDKSLVRRRRRNWLALQMRAQYRQQMLKQPNHLDTDEQRRIQRKLAKHRHKYLAHKASRPPPWVPTQKMPRLLTTSASACRQLARKAELMGVDTAALEAQESQLVALVDVRKKWHIAPAFSVEFIGYYLDRNLRVTSMKRRLQELLDINSQLLNEQQRLDRKYDEVMKDNEEQIRVNVTLKEKIELYHQVLKSAGFVKPLPSIGDLVKPRIAPTLGTGLGVPTAAALKMGVGFPLPVGKGAEGIREGRVLSSQAQEQNHKSELTTLRHQCGICRRSTNQHLLAKCDTCHLHYHLSCLSPPLARMPKKTRQMGWQCSECDKESSGSEVERVDTSAPRKLRHCKDEANSTPTPPQEVQVAMTPSTPTTSKNSTSNVTNVTTPDIHTTPKLTIKPMGPQPLIVEPTQVSESVYNQQSINNITIREGSPEYMVASADGTEVVSQRSGKKRRREKHKRYSPDPITGIKQRKRKHKRKSLDIENPEVQSQPEIHRRITIKIKPIRRPEGHTDSESSPQMFVATSSTEITLPPPPVPPPAANVPPVNVSVNSSGRLSTGTKRGKDTDLITQCNVCDTSGTNQNLVMCDECKKCYHFTCLDPPVKKSPKRRGYSWHCADCDPSASETET
- the LOC139820173 gene encoding PHD finger protein 14 isoform X1; translation: MSQDDDVGFLYKTMLERDPKKRRVKPVESAHQSLLDFDLGESSDDSDFRIEDHCEESDDDSVDSNDAKEVSEESDDSLGDPLLRGKDGTGLTVGDVIEQARQQALKGAPLDDKLSKVLICCGCLGDRSDDINEIVECDGCGVSVHEGCYGVSDVESFSSTDSLCQSAPWFCEACSAGIEDPSCELCPNKGGIFKETDVGKWVHLVCALYVPGVAFGEVDRLSSVTLFEMAYSKWGAKTCSLCEDSCYARTGVCIECDAGMCHTYFHVTCAQREGLLSEAHSEEVDQADPFYAHCKLHSDKSLVRRRRRNWLALQMRAQYRQQMLKQPNHLDTDEQRRIQRKLAKHRHKYLAHKASRPPPWVPTQKMPRLLTTSASACRQLARKAELMGVDTAALEAQESQLVALVDVRKKWHIAPAFSVEFIGYYLDRNLRVTSMKRRLQELLDINSQLLNEQQRLDRKYDEVMKDNEEQIRVNVTLKEKIELYHQVLKSAGFVKPLPSIGDLVKPRIAPTLGTGLGVPTAAALKMGVGFPLPVGKGAEGIREGRVLSSQAQEQNHKSELTTLRHQCGICRRSTNQHLLAKCDTCHLHYHLSCLSPPLARMPKKTRQMGWQCSECDKESSGSEVERVDTSAPRKLRHCKDEANSTPTPPQEVQVAMTPSTPTTSKNSTSNVTNVTTPDIHTTPKLTIKPMGPQPLIVEPTQVSESVYNQQSINNITIREGSPEYMVASADGTEVVSQRSGKKRRREKHKRYSPDPITGIKQRKRKHKRKSLDIENPEVQSQPEIHRRITIKIKPIRRPEGHTDSESSPQMFVATSSTEITLPPPPVPPPAANVPPVNVSVNSSGRLSTGTKRGKDTDLITQCNVCDTSGTNQNLVMCDECKKCYHFTCLDPPVKKSPKRRGYSWHCADCDPSASETET
- the LOC139820173 gene encoding PHD finger protein 14 isoform X4, with the protein product MTSTFERDPKKRRVKPVESAHQSLLDFDLGESSDDSDFRIEDHCEESDDDSVDSNDAKEVSEESDDSLGDPLLRGKDGTGLTVGDVIEQARQQALKGAPLDDKLSKVLICCGCLGDRSDDINEIVECDGCGVSVHEGCYGVSDVESFSSTDSLCQSAPWFCEACSAGIEDPSCELCPNKGGIFKETDVGKWVHLVCALYVPGVAFGEVDRLSSVTLFEMAYSKWGAKTCSLCEDSCYARTGVCIECDAGMCHTYFHVTCAQREGLLSEAHSEEVDQADPFYAHCKLHSDKSLVRRRRRNWLALQMRAQYRQQMLKQPNHLDTDEQRRIQRKLAKHRHKYLAHKASRPPPWVPTQKMPRLLTTSASACRQLARKAELMGVDTAALEAQESQLVALVDVRKKWHIAPAFSVEFIGYYLDRNLRVTSMKRRLQELLDINSQLLNEQQRLDRKYDEVMKDNEEQIRVNVTLKEKIELYHQVLKSAGFVKPLPSIGDLVKPRIAPTLGTGLGVPTAAALKMGVGFPLPVGKGAEGIREGRVLSSQAQEQNHKSELTTLRHQCGICRRSTNQHLLAKCDTCHLHYHLSCLSPPLARMPKKTRQMGWQCSECDKESSGSEVERVDTSAPRKLRHCKDEANSTPTPPQEVQVAMTPSTPTTSKNSTSNVTNVTTPDIHTTPKLTIKPMGPQPLIVEPTQVSESVYNQQSINNITIREGSPEYMVASADGTEVVSQRSGKKRRREKHKRYSPDPITGIKQRKRKHKRKSLDIENPEVQSQPEIHRRITIKIKPIRRPEGHTDSESSPQMFVATSSTEITLPPPPVPPPAANVPPVNVSVNSSGRLSTGTKRGKDTDLITQCNVCDTSGTNQNLVMCDECKKCYHFTCLDPPVKKSPKRRGYSWHCADCDPSASETET